The following coding sequences lie in one Xiphophorus maculatus strain JP 163 A chromosome 4, X_maculatus-5.0-male, whole genome shotgun sequence genomic window:
- the irf8 gene encoding interferon regulatory factor 8 — protein MSNSGGRRLKQWLIEQIQSAQYSGLQWEDESRTMFRIPWKHAGKQDYNQEVDASIFKAWAVFKGKFKEGDKAEPATWKTRLRCALNKSPDFEEVTERSQLDISEPYKVYRIVPEEEQKHGKIPVMTMTGTASSGDHTDMACSPTEIEELIKEEDSCSIQASPEYWPQNSMNAFSLHQDPMPSGNVNSGFSQLMISFYYGGKLMYNTLVTHPEGCRISPQQHLGRGAPYSSDSMQNVHFPPAELIEYERQRYFTRKLLGHLERGVLVRANQEGIFIKRLCQSRVFCSGLGDGSSQYGSMPWKLERDSVVKIFDTGRFFQALQLYQEGQIAAPDPSVTLCFGEELNDVSNAKSKLIVLQITMVNCQHMLESLNLRRSQPYTSSPNVEMSDDVATEQMARIYQDLCSYSVPQRPACYRDNMPITA, from the exons ATGTCAAACTCGGGTGGTCGCAGACTGAAGCAGTGGCTGATAGAGCAGATCCAAAGTGCGCAGTACTCTGGGCTGCAGTGGGAGGATGAAAGCCGCACCATGTTCAGAATTCCGTGGAAACACGCAGGAAAGCAGGATTACAACCAAGAAGTTGACGCATCTATTTTCAAG GCCTGGGCTGTCTTTAAAGGCAAGTTTAAGGAGGGGGATAAGGCTGAGCCTGCAACATGGAAGACCAGACTCCGCTGTGCCCTCAACAAAAGCCCTGACTTTGAGGAAGTAACAGAGAGGTCACAGCTGGACATTTCCGAGCCATACAAGGTGTACCGCATCGTACCCGAAGAGGAGCAGAAAC ATGGTAAAATACCAGTGATGACCATGACAGGTACCGCCAGCTCTGGTGACCACACAGACATGGCCTGCAGCCCTACAGAAATAGAGGAGCTCATTAAGGAG GAGGACAGCTGCAGCATCCAGGCCAGCCCAGAGTATTGGCCCCAGAACAGCatgaatg CTTTCTCTCTGCATCAGGACCCGATGCCATCAGGCAACGTCAATTCAG GTTTCTCCCAGTTGATGATCTCTTTCTACTATGGAGGGAAGCTGATGTACAACACACTGGTTACTCATCCAGAAGGCTGCCGGATTTCCCCCCAGCAGCACCTGGGTCGTGGCGCCCCCTACAGTTCAGACAGCATGCAGAACGTTCACTTCCCCCCAGCAGAGCTTATAGAGTACGAGAGGCAGCGCTACTTCACCCGCAAGCTGCTGGGTCACCTGGAGAGAGGCGTGCTGGTGCGTGCAAACCAAGAGGGCATCTTCATTAAAAGACTGTGCCAGAGTCGAGTCTTCTGTAGCGGGCTGGGGGATGGCAGCTCCCAGTACGGCTCCATGCCCTGGAAACTGGAGAGGGATTCTGTAGTCAAGATTTTTGACACAGGAAGGTTTTTTCAAG CTCTACAGCTCTATCAGGAAGGTCAGATTGCTGCTCCGGATCCCTCGGTGACGCTGTGTTTTGGAGAAGAACTGAATGATGTTAGCAATGCCAAGAGCAAACTGATCGTTCTACAG ATCACCATGGTGAACTGCCAGCACATGCTGGAGTCCCTGAACCTGCGTCGCTCGCAGCCTTACACCAGCAGCCCAAATGTGGAGATGAGCGATGATGTGGCCACCGAGCAGATGGCCAGAATCTACCAGGACTTGTGCAGCTACAGTGTTCCCCAGAGGCCGGCCTGCTACAGGGACAACATGCCCATCACTGCCTGA